The Ailuropoda melanoleuca isolate Jingjing chromosome 15, ASM200744v2, whole genome shotgun sequence genomic sequence gacaCAACCAAGGCCCAGAGGAAAGCACGAGCTGAATTTCCTTAGCTGAGCGCCCTTGAGCCAGTAAGCAATCTGCCCAACCATACAGGGTAGCCCTTTGTGACCCCATCTAGTCCTTGAAGATTGACTAGTCATGGAAACAGGACTGGCCCAGGGCCAAATATTTGAGGGGTTACAGAGGCAGGACTTGAATGCCAGTCTCTCATCCAGTGGAGCTGGACCCTCAGCTTGGGGTCCCCCACCCCACCGAGGTGGGAGGATAGGTATGGTAGTGGAGGAAGGATTGGCAGACATTCTCCAGGGCCAGGGTTCCGTAAGTGATGGGACAGTTCTCTGGATGATACAAAATATGGTTTGATAGACACTATGTGTCCCTTCCCCGCATCACACAGTGAGAACATTCTCTTTTCAGCCTCCTGAAAGCATGAAGGAAGAAGTCTCTGATGGGTGCTAATAGGTCTTTGACACCTCTCCAAACTTTGCCAATCTCCCTTCTTTCACTTAGGGCACATCTCAAGCCTTGGCATGCGAGTTTCCAACTAGAATTTAATAACCttggtttgttttcattgtgtttatttttactcttaCCTTCTATTTATGGCAAGTGATACTGGCTTCCCATTTAAGGCAGTGATATAACGATCctctaaaaaaaatgtgttggggGGAGAGTGGGTCTTGGACTTAAGAAAACGCTAAGTAATAAGTGGTGTCCAGTTATGCCATAATAGGAACGACGGATGTCTGCCCTAGTTCAAGGCGGGGAGAACGGAGGTGAATGCCCAAGGCGCCCCGCTCATCCCCAGCAAGCTCTCTCTACAGTGCTCTCCGAGACCTGCGCGCGCAGACCTCCACTCAGACGCGCGCGAGGCTAAGCTGACTCCGCGGCCCCTCCGGGCGGCACGTGCGGGATCCACGCGCCATCCCGCAGGCTCCCGCGGGCCCGAGATCTCGGGGCGGGCAGGCCGGACACCCGCAGAGCACCTGGGCATTTCCGCGATGGAGGAGGGCGTGGGAGTCCTGGCGCGCGGGCTGGGGACCTCGGGCGACTGGTTGCGGGACCCTCGCAGGTTCCCCGCGGCCGGCGCGGTGTGCGTGCGAATGCGCAGACGTCAGCCTCCGAGGCAGGTGCCGCCTTCCGGTCACGGTGCGCGCCCCCAGCCGCCCCACCGGCGGCCCCGGCCCCACGCGCCCGGGCACGCGGAGCGCCAGACTGCAGCGCCCGGGGCGGCCGNGCGGAGGGGGCGGCTGGGCGCTGCGCGACGGGTCTACGGACGGACGCTCGCAGGCGCGGCGGAGAGCgcccagccctgagctgggcttcTGCCGCTGGGCTCGCCTCCGGGAGCCTGGGCTGCGACCGCTTTTCCAGAGGGACCATTGACTTCGCCCGCGGGAGAGAGGGGCGTTCGcctcctgaagagggagggagggaggagcttgGGCCCGCAGAAAGTTCGCCTCCTCCGAGGGCCAGAGGAGgtgaagtgggaggaggagcggGTTTAAGGCTAACTCGGAGCTACGTGCGAACCTTGGGGCGGCGTTCAAGGCCCCCTCCCACACGCGCTCGGAGCTGAGcgctctgctcctcctccagctgtTGGCGTCGCCTCGCAGGGAGAAAGGAGCCGTCCCTCTGGCGCGGGGAGAGctgcagagctgcaggcagaggaggaagccgCAGCGAGCGGGGCAGCATCCCCACCCCGAGCGACCCCCTTTGGCGCGGGTGGAGAAGGTGGCATAGGCGGCCAGCAGAGGTTCGCCCACTCGGGACGCGCACACAGGCACGCACCCACAGACACCTCCAAAGGACCCTCCAGGAGGCTCTAACGACCCTCGTAAAGCCCCGGAGTCGCTCCTgccgccctcccccagccccggagACCTAGGCGGGGACCCCGGGATCGGACGTCCCCGCGCCTCCGGGCACCTGGCTCAGCAGGAGTCCCCCGGgtcggggcagggcagggccggcGGCGGCGAGCCCGAGCCCGCCCGGCGCCCAGGCCCCTCCGAGCCTTCCGAACCCACCCATGGGGCACCGGCTCCCCATGTCCCCTCGCCCGGCCGCGCCCAGCCCGGCGCCCGGAGCCGCGCAGAGGAGCAGCCCGGCGCAGTGACCCAGGAGCCGTCGCAGACTCTGGAAGCCTCGGCGGCGGCGGCCGGAGAGGCCGGCGGTTCCCCGCACCTCCAGGCGCTTCCAGGCAGCCCTCCAAGCTGTGCCAGAGGCCCAGCCCGCCATTCGCAGGTAGGAGAGAGACACCCCAACAGAACTGGGGAGGTGGCCgaggtaggggaagagaggaagaaaggtttGCGGCTTGTGGGAGGAAGGCTAGAGGAAGCTTTCCGTGACTCGGGAAAGTTAAGCTGATAGAGCGTCTTCTGTGTGCCAGGATCGTAGGCAACTTGACGtatctaaagaaaatgatacTAGTTGAACGCCTACTAAGTGTCGGGCTGAGTGCTAGGCCCTTTATTTATCCCGGGTGGGAAAGACCTACTGAGCTTCTATGTGCTACATGTGTTGCGAGGAGCTTTCCATTTAAAGGACTTAGGGCAATAGCCATTTACATATGAGGACAGGGGCTCCGGGCGGAGGGAAGATTAAGGAGCACCTTCCTGTCCAGTGTTCCTTGAGCTTTTGAGGGGGTTGGTGCAGGGAGTGAGTTTCCTGGGTGATTCTTTGCCCCGGAAATGTTTCCTGTATTCAGCTGGCCCGGAGGGCCTCCAAGTACCTCTGTGGGGCTCTCTCTGACCTCTCCTCTCTTTGCCCCCTGCCCTGGGAGGATGAGGAAGGATGTTCAGAATTTATGGCAGGTAGGAGGCCAGGCTGGGATGGGGCAGCCAGCTCAGGAGCCCATGATTCAGGCTTACCCTGGCGTCACAGCGATGAGATGGGGTTCCCCAAGACCTCTGCCTGCACTCCAGTCCCGCCCCACCTGGCCGTGCCAGGTGGCCCCTTGAATGCCAGGAGGAGCTGCCTCAGAGGAAGCCGgctgctgtgtgccaggggctGTGTTAGCCTCTTGACTTCTCGTTGAACAATCCAGGCCACCCTACGGGTTTGCTTCTACAATAGCCATTTGATAGATGACCAGCCCCATCCAGGCCAAACCATTTGCCCAAGGGTGCTGCTGAGAGGCCGGGCTGGTCTGCCCGAAGCCTACGGCTGCCTGCTTTCTACCATCCCAAGCTGCCAAGGGTGGTGAGGCTAGCTTTGCAAAGCCCCCTGACACCCCTCAGTGTGGGGATGGAAGCCAGTGAATAATGCTTCTGTCCAGAGAGGCTGGAATGTGTGCTGATGGAGGAGGCTTGAGGTGTGTGGGAGGGATTGGGGGGGGGCTGGTGCAGTGCAACCAACTCTGGGGTCTTACAGGGAGAAGGACACGGCCGGACTCTTGTCCTGATGTCCTTGTCCCTCTGGTCCCCTCCATCTTCCAGGCAGGCCCTGGGCAAGGGGCTTGAGGGCAAAGAAGGGGGTGAACCCAtggattggggggtgggggtgagtccTGGGCAGGGTGCCTGCCCCCAGCTGCCtatagggagagagagggaacgagAATATCATAGGCCTCAGGGATCATTGCCTGATGCCAGCTGAGGCTTCACTGAGTCAGGCACTGTTTTGGAAAAGACTGGTTTTGGCCAGGGGGTAGGTTTTTATGAAGGCAAGAGCCCAGGCTTTCGAGCCTAGCAGCCTAATTCTCATTCTGGCCTGGCCTGTGATCTGCGTGAGCTGGGGCAAGTGACTCAGCCACGCGAATCCCCAGTGTTCCCGTCAGTCTCCTGGATTGATGGTGGTCTGCCCTTCATGGGACTGTTGGGAGGTCCCTGGAACAAGGTATGCAAAGTACCATCTGGAAGCCCGTCTGGCTATGGCCACTCTTCCCCTGGGATGGCCCCGCTCCATCTCTGCTCTGGGACTTTCTGCCTCTCCGGGGGCCCTGGGAATGGCCCGGGGGTGGGGTCAGCTGAGAGTCACAGAACTCACCTTTGGGTTCTTAGGCTGCGAGGGGTCCCCATTAACCCCCCTCTGAGCCTCCGGGGTTGGGCTCTACATTCTCCAAGGGCCCCTGGCACTCTGCTGCCCCTCTGTTCCTTGCTGTGTGGGGTCAGCCCAGCTGCggatggagggaggagagcaggctgCAGAGGAGAGGAGCCAAGCCCACAGCGGCCCACAGTGCCGcctctgggggaggagagggaaggaagacatgggggcagggggtggggctcaCGGAAGCGCCATCAGCTGGCGTCCAGGTGTCTGGGTGCCACACACTGCCCCACGTGGCTGAGGCCATGTGAAGACTCACAGTTGTCTCTGAGAGAGGAAAGCCACCCCCCCCTTTGCCTCTTTCTGAGGCCCTGTCTCCTCTCTGACTCTCAGCCTGTCCTCTCCAACTTCCTCAGTGGCCCCTTAGCCACTGATAATAGCGTGTCTGTACCAGGAGCTCAGGGCTAGAAGCTGGGCAGGTGGTGATGGGGACTAACATTGTCCCTGGGGGCTGCtggtctccttccctctctgtctagACAGAGGTGATCACAGCAGAATCAAGCTCCCTGCAGAGGGACTGCGGAGGGGGCTGTCGTGGCGTGGGGCCTCTTTCCCTCCGGTCTCTGCTGAAGGCCCAGACTGGCTTGCTGAGAAGCCTTCAGCCCCCCGCTCCTCACCCCGCATCCACGGGGGTGTCCAGGCCACAGAGACCCTCAGCATAGCACCGGGGCCAGCCAGGTtgggcgggggaggagggacaaGGCCTCAGAAGGAAGCCGCAGGTGAGCTCCAAGGGCAGACCCTTTTGCTTCATTCATTCCTAaatcatttattgagcccttgcTGTGGCCATGGCACTGAAATCCTATGGGATGAATTGAGAGATGAGGCGGGCATGAACTGGGGGGGAGGGTAGGAGTCTTCGTCTCACTGTCCTGGCTTCCTTATTAACTACACAGGCCAGTCATGGAGACTCTGAAGTCTCAAGGTCCTTCTTTGGGGAATGGGCAGATAAAATCTTCCTCGAAGGGAGTCGGTGAGAAGGCTCCATTGTGTGGGACACACAGCCTGGGGACAGATCTCTCTTTTGCCggttactggctgtgtgaccatgaGCCATGAACtaaacttctctgtgcctccggATCCTCTCCTGTAAACTCGGGGACCACCACCTACCTTCTGGGGTTCCTGAGGGGTGGAGCGAGTGAGTACACGTGAATCAGAGCGCTTAGAACACTCTGGCACACGTTGACTGCAAGGTCAAAGTCAGCTCCTGTCTTTTTTctgtacttagcacagtgctgggcacgcGGCAGGGGCTGGGTGAGTGGTGACTGTCAGGGTTCCAGGCTTAGGGTCAGCGGTCTGCGGAGCGGGGTTACTGTGTGCATCTCTTTGCAGTTCATTCCTCGAGATCCTCTTGGTGGCTGGGAAATTGGCCGTGGTGGGAATGTGTGCCACGGAGGTTGATAAACGCTGCCagtagaagctttttaaaaacgtattttcGAGAGCCGGTTTACTGCACAGTGGCTCTCGGTTGGGCAGGGCGAGCAGAGGCAGGTGCCCGAATGCCCCGAACAGGATGTATGCCAGGAGACTCACACCCAGGAGGTCTCTCTGCCTCCAGTCTCTTAGCATAATGGCAGGCAGAGAACATAACGGTGTTGGAGAGAGCCTTGGGGTGAGTGGACGAGGCATTCCAGGCTCCTGAGCTGGAACAGCCAGGGGTGCGGACCAGTGGGAGCTGGCCTGTACAGCTCCCAGTGCACACTGAAAAGAGGTGCCTTCTCTGGGCAGATGAACTCCACAAAGACAGCCCCCACTTTCTCACCCAGCTGGGAGCCTTGTGCAGTGCCCAGCCTGCACAACCGTGCGTGGCTGcaggctgagggcagaggggacCGATATTCCAGCAGGCCTGTATCCATTTCTAGTTCCTCTTCTCTAGAGAGGGGAGGGATtcctgctggggtggggtggagtggggagccAGAGAAGCCTTTAGAGAGGAGGTGGTATTTGAGCCCGGCCCCAAAACATAAAGAGAAGAGGGTGTTCTGGCAGCGGGACTAGCACGAGCTACGAAGTGGAGGCAGGTCTCAGCAGAGCTCCAACAGAGTGATGGGCTCAGGGATTCTAAGTGGATTCTGGTGGGTGCTGACAGAGGCAAGGACGGTGGCAGGGCTGTGACTGGCCTTTGGGGTGGGCCCGTTGGGGCCCTGGGGGTTTATTTATCTCCATTTGGGCTTTGGGGCCGAGACCCATTTTAGTCTCTTCCAAAGGCTGAGAAGCCCCCGTAGAAAGTTCTGGATATACCCCAGAACCATAAACCCTTGGAGCTCTGAGGGATTCGAGCTGTTCTTGGGTCATTTCTCTGACCTACATCCCCTAGTTCAGGTCTCTGGATCTCCTGGAGGTGAGCAAattcccagggcctggggctgaAATGGCTGGGCCCTGGCTCGTGAGGATGTGGTCTGGATGTGGCCTTTTCCCTGTTTCTGGAAAGGGCTGAAAAGCCACAGCACCCCCAGGCCTAGGAAACGCTAACGCCTTCCCCAGGTCGTGCCCGGGGAGGCCAGAGTGGGAAAGGACCGAAGGGCCAGGGATAGATCAGGTTCTAGCAGAGGTTAACGTTTCGTGACCTCAGCATGTGCAGCagccctgggagtggggtccCTTTTCTAGATGAGAGAAGGGACTCTCAGGGAACGCAAGCCACTTGCTTGCCGAGAGCAACAGGGAGCGGGGGGAAAGCGAAAATTCAGGCCCCAGCAATCCTGGGCAGGAATAAACAAGGGGTGAACGGACTCGAGGGCAGATGAACGCctgtgtggggggtgggtgagCAGGAAGGAGGCCGGAGAGGGCATGAAGGAAGGAGCGGGCAGAGCTGCAAGACCCCCGAGAGACACCCCAGTCTAACGTACCCATCTTACAGACAGAAAACGGACACCTAGACAGGAGCCACGCGGAGGAGGCCAAGGCGGCCAGCAAGAGGCTGCAGGACCGGGTGCAGGGCCTCCTGACCTCTGCTCCCCGCTCTGTGCCGCCGTCCCGAGCCATGATGAAGACCCTGTCCAGCGGGAACTGCACACTCAGCGTGCCCGCCAAGAACTCCTATCGGATGGTGGTGCTGGGCGCCTCGCGGGTGGGCAAGAGCTCCATCGTCTCCCGCTTCCTCAACGGCCGCTTCGAGGACCAGTACACGCCCACCATCGAGGACTTCCACCGGAAGGTCTACAACATCCGAGGCGACATGTACCAGCTGGACATCCTGGACACGTCCGGCAACCACCCCTTCCCCGCCATGCGCAGGCTCTCCATCCTCACAGGTGGGTGCCCAGGGTGGGCATGTCTGCCGTCTGTCCGCAGGGCAGCTCACAGCAAGCCCCCTCCCAGGTggccgggaggggcagagagggtggCTGCTTGCCTGAGCAGACAATCGAACTGGGGCCCCAATTCCACTCTCTCTGGCTGTGCATCGAGTCCTGCAGGGCTGCCTTCCAGAAGATCGGGAGCTGACGCAGGTGGGCATGGGGGGTAGTCCTCTCCTGGAAACAGAGGGGGACTCCCGCCTTCCTCCTGCTGGAGGTGGCCCAGCAGAGCTCCAGGGCCCAGGGTCAGTCTGCTGTTGTCAGATCTCTTAACACCCCAGGCCTTTGCTGCCCCTCAGAGCAGTAAGGGCAGGACCCGGGCAGCGGTCAGTCAAAGGGTAGGCAGGAGCCCTGCCCAGGCCCGGAGCTCAGTAATCATCACAGTAACAATGGTGGCGGCAATAGCTAAATGCCTGGGCCCGTTCTTAGAGCTTGGCACGGCTTTATTTCATCCTCTCGATTAACCTAGGAGATGGGTTTTTGCTTCTACTttacaagtggggaaactgaggcccagagaggttacgTTAGTCCAGGTGGTAACACAGGTGGTCCCAGCCGTCTGATTCTTATTCTCCACCACTAAACTGTCCCGTAGTCTCTTGGCCCTGCCGGAaatggtgggaagggaagggagacgGTCAGGGATTAAGGGGGCGGGTGGACATGTGGGACCAGGCCATCCTTTGCATCACTCAGGCAGTTTCATGTGTCTACGAGGGCGGGCCAGAAACCGGTCTGCCCGGGGCAGCTGCTTCCTGGTTTTGTACCTCTGGGCAAGTGACTTTATCTACGTGTGGCTCCGTTTTTTCTCTGTGAGCGCATCACTGTCAGCGCCCACCCCAAAGGtcactgtgagaagtaaatgagttaatacagcAGAAGTGCTTGGTGAACAgagagtaagtgctcagtaaacactggTCTTAAATTAACCCAGCATTTATAGAGTGCCTGATCGGGGCGAGGCAGAGTCCTTTCCTAAGCCATGCTTCTCCCACTGCTGGGCAGTGATGAAGGGAGGGAATGAGCACATACCCCTATATCCATCACTAAAATAACCCCCCAAATTGGAGTTGCTCTTGCACCAAGAAACCCACGCCATGCACACTCCTGCCCCCGAACCCTGACCAAGCCCCCTCCTGGAGCACCCTGGGCAGATGGCTTCTTCCTGCAGGCTGTCTGTCCTTGCTGACCGTCTGACCCACATCCCACTTGGACCCCCCGCCCCATATTTTGGAAAGGCAGTGTGTGGATGTAAGGAGCCCTGGGTTGACCTGGTGCCACTTGGTGGCTCCAATGTGTGACCGGAGGTCTGAGTCTCAGTCTCCCCAGCGTGCTGTGGGGACACTTCCAGCAtctggtgggggtgtggggatgtCCGCTCTCCTTGCCTTGGGGAGGGGACTGGGCGCCCCCAATATAAATAAGGCTAACACCAGAGCAATGTGGAGGAGGACCACATGCCTatttccaaaattcattttttaattacacCAATGATATGCACACACCCTCCTGTCAACACAGAGAAGGCTGAAGGAGCCCCCTTGACCTGTGTCCCCGACGCCAggctcctgtcccctccccggAGGTGGCCACCCCATCAGTCTGGTGGGGACACTTCTGGACCCCCCACGAACACACTGACCTTTATATTTGTATCATCTTTGTCACAGGGAGGGTTTTTGTCCGTCTCTCTTCAACGTACACTTACGATTCGGAGCACATTTGTCTGCTGCTTTCTTCCCTCACCAGCCCGTGCCTCATTTTCCAACCTGGTGTGGGTGCGCAGGAAATTCTGAAAGCCACTAATTCTGCCGCCAGCTCTCTTTCCAGCTGCCAGCCAGGCTGTCTCTGAAGCTTGGCATCGCGGTCTTGCATTTGAATATGTCAAGGCCGCTGAGTCCTCAGGGGCCCAAGATTAGCCTAATGGGACGGGGTTGGCAGCCCATGTGGACACGGTTGCCAGGCCGGGGCCTCCTTGCAAGTGCCTGTCTCAGCGGTCCCCAGCCCCATTCGTCCCATCCCATCCCGCCCATTCGCCCAGCCTCATGGGCACCCACCGTGTGCTGGAGCTGGGAGACAAGGTCGTGGGTGACGCCGTCCCCTCTGTCCTGGAGCGCATGGTGAAGGATATGCTGTTGGCCGGAGCATGGTTCTGAATGGGGCATGTGcctctgggagcctcagttttcttgtttggAATACAGGGATTTTTGACATCTCCCCACAGGCTCTTATGAATTGAAGCCAAAGTTTGAGTGTGACCTTATAATCCTTGTAGTAACATCCAGAGATTGGGATGTGGGCACCGCCCggtctctcttcctgcccccccccacccctgcatggCCCGTTTCAGACCCAAGGACCTGTCTCGAGTGTCGCAGAGTTGAAGCAGGGACCGCGTGGGTCTTGCAGGCTAGCCCTCACTCATTCGTCCACAATTTATTCAAGAAGCAGAGAGCACCTGCGAGTGCCCGGCACTGGCTAGGTTAGGACAGCAGCGGGTCCCCACCTAGTCACGGTCTTGGCCTAGTCACGTTCacgctgtgtgatcttgggccgGTTGCTCACCCTTTCTGAGACTCTGTTTGCTCAGCTATACCAGAAAGGTACTGAAATCCCTGCGGCAGAGGTTTTGGGAGGAGTCAGGGAGGAAAGTGCGTGTGGAGGGCACGACCCACTGTGGCTCCCATGGGTGCTTGTGCCCCTGGTCATCTCGATCCCTAAGACCTCGGAGCCTGTGCCACTGTCTGTTCGTTGTCCGATGAAAGCTCCCAACAAGCTGTGTTTCATGCACGTGGGACAGATGGAGAAAAGTAAGGTTTGAGGCTGCCTGACCCGCCCTGGGCTGCATGGCCAATACCTGGCAGGGGCCACATGTGAACCTAGGCCTGCCAGGTGCCAGCACTCTGGGTTCCTATGATGTGTCAGGCGCGATTCCAGGCCCAGGGAATGTGCACTGAACAAGTCGGGCAAGACCCCTGCTGTCgtgaagattgtatttattattattattctaatacAGTCTGCACAAATTCACAAGCCACTCACTCCGTCTCCAGCTCTGCAGGGAAGTATCGGGGGAGTTAACTGTGTCTAAGCCAGGCTGAGCCACACattcgctgtgtgaccttgaaccaGGGCTTTAACCCTCCGGGGCCTCAGCCTCCTGctctggaaaatggggagaacAGCGACTCCCCCTTAGACTGGCTGGGAGGGTTGAGTCAGTGACTGGGAGGGGCGGCCTCACCACCTGGGTCCCTGTCCCCGCAGGTGACGTCTTCATCCTGGTGTTCAGCCTGGATAACCGGGAGTCCTTCGACGAGGTCAAGCGCCTCCAGAAGCAGATCCTGGAGGTCAAGTCCTGCCTGAAGAACAAGACCAAGGAGGCGGCAGAGCTGCCCATGGTCATCTGCGGCAACAAGAATGACCATGGCGAGCTGTGTCGCCAGGTACCCACCACCGAGGCCGAGCTGCTGGTGTCCGGGGACGAGAACTGCGCCTACTTCGAGGTGTCCGCCAAGAAGAACACCAACGTGGACGAGATGTTCTATGTGCTCTTCAGCATGGCCAAGCTGCCGCACGAGATGAGCCCCGCCCTGCACCGCAAGATCTCTGTGCAGTACGGCGACGCCTTCCACCCCAGGCCCTTCTGCATGCGCCGGGTCAAGGACATGGACGCCTATGGCATGGTCTCGCCCTTTGCCCGCCGCCCCAGCGTCAACAGTGACCTCAAGTACATCAAGGCCAAGGTCCTTCGGGAGGGCCAGGCCCGCGAGCGGGACAAATGCACCATCCAGTGAGCCGGAGGGACgcaggggtggggccagggcagTGCCTTACCAGAGGTGGCCCCAGGTGCCCGCTGCCcatgccctcccaccccccactcaacGAGACCCCGACGGCAGCCGTCTGTGTTCGAAGGCCTCTGGCGCCAGACTGGGCGACGCCAGCCTCTGACCTCCATATGTTCTCCCTGCCCTCTCGCCACTTCCctctgattctgcttttctgAGCTCCCCGGACCTTGCTTTCAGCTCCTCCGCGCGGGGCGGGCCGAAACAAGGTTGGGAGACATCGGGACTTGTTCGGGCACCCGTCAGAGCTGCCCTATCCTTGGGGTTGTAAGAAACGCTGATGCCAGGGGGGCCAGACTCCCTACCTTGACGGAGC encodes the following:
- the RASD2 gene encoding GTP-binding protein Rhes; the protein is MMKTLSSGNCTLSVPAKNSYRMVVLGASRVGKSSIVSRFLNGRFEDQYTPTIEDFHRKVYNIRGDMYQLDILDTSGNHPFPAMRRLSILTGDVFILVFSLDNRESFDEVKRLQKQILEVKSCLKNKTKEAAELPMVICGNKNDHGELCRQVPTTEAELLVSGDENCAYFEVSAKKNTNVDEMFYVLFSMAKLPHEMSPALHRKISVQYGDAFHPRPFCMRRVKDMDAYGMVSPFARRPSVNSDLKYIKAKVLREGQARERDKCTIQ